From a single Nicotiana tomentosiformis chromosome 2, ASM39032v3, whole genome shotgun sequence genomic region:
- the LOC138906164 gene encoding uncharacterized protein — protein sequence MGSLAFLPVVERLLAMDVQALDNRFVSLDISEPSSVIACVVVQSSLLEHIKARQFDNPHLLVLKNTVQWGGAKEVEIGDDGVMQIQVQICVPNVDGLRELILEEAHSLRYSIHPDVMKMYPDLKQHYWWQKIKKDIVGHVFRCLNCQ from the coding sequence atgggcagtttggcatttTTACCGGTAGTAGAAAGGCtattagccatggatgttcaggctttggataACCGGTTCGTGAgtttagatatttcagagcctagcagTGTTATTGCTTGTGTTGTGGTACAATCATCATTGTTGGAGcacatcaaggctcgccagtttgataatcctcacttgttggtgttgaaaaACACGGTGCaatggggtggtgccaaggaggttgagattggggatgatggtgttatgcagaTTCAGGTCCAGATTTGTGTTccgaatgttgatgggttgagagagttgatccttgaggaggctcacagtttacggtattccattcacccagatGTTATGAAGATGTATCCTgacttgaagcagcattattggtggcaaaagataaagaaagacattgttggacatgtctttcggtgtttgaattgtcaatag